One genomic segment of Desulfocapsa sulfexigens DSM 10523 includes these proteins:
- a CDS encoding sulfite exporter TauE/SafE family protein produces the protein MLTTFLTYCAVGAVAGILAGLLGIGGGLVIVPMLVYVFALNNIPPELTMHLALATSMASIMFTSVSSFMAHHKRGAVRWDVVKKIVAGILTGTFLGSCLASAMSTNFLKVFFVIFLYFVAVQLLLNKKPKGGRELPGKTGMFAVGNGIGVVSSLVGIGGGTLSVPFMLWCNIKVHHAIGTSAAIGLPIAIAGTAGYVINGWNVPTLPAYSLGYVYLPALVGIAAVSVLTAPLGVKLAHSLPVNRLKRVFSLLLFGVATKMLMGIL, from the coding sequence ATGCTAACCACATTTTTAACGTATTGCGCAGTCGGAGCTGTTGCAGGAATTCTTGCAGGATTATTAGGGATTGGTGGGGGGCTCGTAATTGTCCCCATGCTGGTTTATGTTTTCGCTCTAAACAATATTCCACCGGAATTGACCATGCACCTGGCTCTGGCCACATCCATGGCAAGTATAATGTTCACTTCGGTATCAAGTTTTATGGCTCATCATAAACGGGGGGCCGTACGGTGGGATGTGGTGAAGAAAATCGTCGCCGGGATTCTCACTGGTACCTTTCTCGGTTCCTGTCTTGCCTCGGCAATGTCCACTAACTTTCTAAAGGTGTTTTTTGTCATCTTTCTCTATTTCGTGGCCGTCCAGCTTCTTTTAAATAAAAAGCCCAAAGGAGGGCGGGAGCTCCCTGGAAAAACTGGGATGTTTGCGGTGGGGAATGGGATCGGTGTGGTGTCCAGTCTGGTCGGCATCGGTGGGGGAACGCTGTCCGTACCATTCATGCTCTGGTGTAATATCAAGGTTCATCACGCCATTGGCACCTCCGCTGCCATTGGTTTACCCATAGCAATAGCCGGAACTGCAGGGTATGTCATTAACGGCTGGAATGTTCCCACCCTGCCAGCATATTCGTTGGGCTATGTCTATTTACCAGCCTTGGTCGGTATTGCAGCAGTGAGCGTCCTGACTGCACCCCTCGGAGTCAAACTGGCACATAGCCTTCCTGTAAATCGATTGAAGCGGGTGTTTTCTTTGCTGCTTTTTGGAGTAGCAACGAAGATGTTAATGGGAATTTTGTAG
- a CDS encoding SDR family oxidoreductase, whose translation MKTVLVTAAGSGIGQATALELDKLGFKVFAGVRKKEHGEKLSQIASSNLEAVILDVTQTNDITDLKEKLRVSLGNKGLYALVNVAGIADFGPIEALSIDRFRQIFDVNLFGTLELTQAMLPFIRKSKGRIVNVGSVGAHTTIPFGVTICASKHALESLNSGLRIELKPWGIDVIAVDPSSIATPAANRMLDQAKETIGKMTMEQRELYAEPLLSMAESMHKQEMTGAAPETVGKVIAKALLATKPRTRYPVGPNSKKIILLSRLLPDRLFDRLKLKMVGIKMKV comes from the coding sequence ATGAAAACAGTTTTAGTAACCGCTGCTGGTTCCGGCATTGGTCAAGCAACAGCACTTGAGCTTGATAAACTAGGTTTTAAAGTATTCGCTGGTGTGCGGAAAAAAGAACATGGTGAAAAACTATCACAAATAGCTTCTTCCAACTTAGAGGCAGTTATTCTAGATGTTACACAAACAAATGACATTACTGACCTGAAGGAAAAACTACGTGTCAGCCTTGGCAATAAAGGATTATATGCATTAGTCAATGTGGCAGGGATTGCAGACTTTGGTCCGATTGAAGCATTATCCATTGATCGCTTCAGGCAAATATTTGACGTAAACCTTTTTGGTACTCTAGAATTAACTCAAGCTATGCTACCTTTTATTCGCAAAAGCAAAGGAAGAATAGTTAATGTAGGCTCGGTTGGCGCCCACACAACTATTCCGTTTGGTGTAACCATATGTGCATCAAAGCATGCTCTTGAGTCATTGAATTCAGGTTTACGAATCGAATTAAAGCCATGGGGAATTGATGTTATCGCTGTGGACCCCTCTTCTATTGCGACACCAGCGGCAAATCGAATGCTTGATCAAGCAAAAGAAACAATAGGTAAAATGACAATGGAACAGCGTGAACTATATGCCGAACCATTACTCAGTATGGCGGAATCGATGCATAAACAAGAAATGACGGGTGCAGCGCCTGAAACAGTGGGCAAGGTCATTGCAAAAGCATTGTTAGCGACAAAACCACGCACTCGTTATCCTGTTGGCCCAAACTCAAAAAAAATCATTCTGTTATCTCGCCTGCTTCCTGATCGCTTGTTTGATAGGCTCAAGTTGAAAATGGTTGGTATCAAAATGAAAGTTTAG
- a CDS encoding hybrid sensor histidine kinase/response regulator, whose protein sequence is MKIRTLLIMGFLALAFTPLLLFIGLNMPRVLSQFKTADETKQLLLIQRNAHEINMTLKWDANSLKSLSYNMGAIELAGSLSSDLSQKTLHERVGKMVVRWYQDYPEVSSIQLFNQRGTEQFIVRREQNGILTPFPPRSNTIPPPSLLNQADIHSSGDVYISGFKWDETTGTYQYPQMSLGVVLKKQDEYAGFAVLSIDLSHLLKNESGHLAIYNKRTNRYTVPGVSNTRGEELLLPPGLLFPNEATLIKDQHGEGMALVPLFTNEHSFENVLFTYPVEISSTMVWVDKWRKQVLILFATLLLCICFAAVKISMVLDRFVKELLSAFQDLLHQKKAMNFPCSGPDEVRKLSLSLNTLSLQYLESLHSQERMLEKTKEMENELRQSQKMKAIGLLAGGVAHDLNNILSGIVSYPQLLLLQLPEDNELRGPILEIQRSGERAAAVVADLLTVARGVASKKECADLNTLIQEYFDSPEHKTQKKNYQNVLCSVNLSEESLPISCSPVHLKKTLMNLMINAAESIPAEGEIIVETKKVQFCNKDILGSNLAPGSYALLQIKDTGPGIAEKDLKHIFEPFYSKKKMGRSGTGLGLTVVWNTMNDHEGRVKVMSSEEGSCFELYFPLYLEGQNATPEKTEETELQGNGERILIIDDEALQRDLGSRILDIYGYHVDAVASGEEAVQFLKDHECDLLILDMIMEPGMDGYATFLEIVKIRPQQKAVIVSGFSASQAVEKTQKLGAGELLKKPYSPEALALAVKNALQQK, encoded by the coding sequence ATGAAAATACGCACCCTTCTCATTATGGGCTTCCTGGCTCTGGCATTTACCCCCTTGCTGCTCTTTATTGGCTTGAATATGCCCCGCGTTTTGAGTCAGTTTAAAACTGCTGATGAAACCAAACAGCTCTTGTTGATTCAGCGTAATGCCCATGAAATCAACATGACTCTTAAGTGGGATGCCAACAGCCTGAAGTCCCTGAGTTATAATATGGGGGCTATCGAGCTTGCTGGAAGTCTATCGTCGGATTTATCTCAAAAGACGTTGCACGAACGAGTCGGGAAGATGGTTGTTCGATGGTATCAGGATTATCCGGAAGTATCATCCATCCAACTTTTCAATCAACGGGGAACAGAACAGTTTATTGTTCGACGTGAACAGAATGGTATCCTGACACCATTCCCACCAAGGAGCAACACCATACCTCCCCCGTCTCTACTGAACCAGGCAGACATTCATTCCAGCGGAGATGTGTATATCTCCGGTTTTAAGTGGGACGAAACAACGGGAACGTATCAATATCCCCAGATGTCTCTTGGGGTAGTTTTGAAGAAACAGGATGAATACGCCGGTTTTGCTGTCCTTTCCATCGATCTCTCCCACCTGCTGAAAAACGAATCCGGGCATCTTGCCATATATAACAAACGAACCAATAGATACACTGTTCCTGGTGTAAGCAATACAAGGGGAGAGGAACTGTTGCTCCCGCCGGGCCTGCTCTTTCCTAACGAGGCAACTTTAATCAAGGATCAACATGGAGAGGGTATGGCCCTTGTGCCACTTTTCACCAATGAACATTCTTTTGAAAATGTTTTGTTTACCTACCCTGTGGAGATAAGTAGTACCATGGTGTGGGTTGATAAATGGCGAAAACAGGTTCTCATTTTATTTGCTACCTTACTGCTGTGTATCTGTTTTGCCGCTGTCAAGATCTCCATGGTACTTGATCGTTTCGTCAAAGAGTTACTCTCTGCCTTTCAGGATCTGCTTCATCAGAAAAAGGCCATGAACTTCCCCTGCTCCGGCCCGGATGAGGTGCGAAAACTGAGTCTCAGCCTGAACACTCTTTCCCTTCAGTACCTTGAGAGTCTGCATTCACAGGAACGCATGCTGGAGAAAACCAAAGAGATGGAAAATGAGTTGAGACAATCACAGAAGATGAAAGCCATTGGGTTGCTGGCCGGTGGCGTGGCACATGATTTAAATAATATTCTCTCGGGAATAGTCAGTTATCCACAACTTCTGCTTCTGCAGCTTCCCGAAGATAATGAATTACGTGGTCCAATTCTTGAGATTCAACGATCAGGCGAAAGAGCCGCTGCAGTGGTGGCGGACCTGCTCACCGTTGCCCGTGGCGTTGCCAGTAAAAAAGAATGTGCTGATCTCAACACCCTTATCCAGGAATATTTTGATTCACCGGAACACAAAACACAGAAAAAAAATTACCAGAATGTACTCTGTTCCGTGAATCTATCCGAAGAAAGCCTTCCCATTAGCTGCTCTCCTGTTCATTTAAAGAAAACACTCATGAATCTAATGATTAATGCTGCCGAGTCCATCCCGGCAGAAGGAGAGATTATTGTAGAAACAAAGAAGGTACAGTTTTGCAATAAAGATATTCTCGGTTCAAATCTGGCACCTGGTAGTTATGCACTTCTCCAGATCAAAGACACAGGGCCAGGGATAGCGGAAAAGGATCTGAAACATATTTTTGAACCCTTCTATAGTAAAAAGAAGATGGGACGGAGTGGCACAGGACTCGGCCTGACAGTGGTTTGGAATACGATGAACGACCATGAAGGCAGGGTCAAGGTTATGAGCAGCGAAGAAGGAAGCTGTTTTGAACTCTATTTTCCGCTGTATCTGGAAGGACAGAACGCCACTCCTGAAAAAACTGAAGAAACTGAGTTGCAGGGGAATGGAGAACGTATTCTGATCATTGACGATGAAGCGTTGCAAAGGGACCTTGGCTCGAGAATACTCGATATCTACGGCTATCATGTCGATGCGGTTGCTTCCGGGGAAGAAGCTGTCCAATTTCTAAAAGACCATGAGTGTGATTTGTTGATCCTGGATATGATAATGGAACCGGGTATGGATGGCTATGCAACTTTTCTGGAAATAGTGAAGATTCGTCCTCAGCAGAAGGCTGTTATTGTTAGTGGGTTCTCAGCTAGTCAGGCAGTTGAGAAAACGCAGAAACTTGGCGCAGGGGAACTATTAAAGAAACCATACTCTCCTGAAGCTCTAGCCCTTGCAGTGAAGAATGCTTTGCAGCAGAAATAG
- a CDS encoding MFS transporter — MESKEQKTTLAVATVTAFMAPFMISSTNVALPVIGNDFHVNAVLLGWVATSYLLATAVFLLPAGKYADLHGRRKIFMIGIALFTLGALGGMAANGIVFFIATRVLQGMGAAMFLTTGMAILTATYPPQRRGWAIGILVTAVYVGLATGPFIGGMLTSFWGWRSIFLVIFALGLCSFGVTLRFLPGKWRPADEPFDSVGSLIYGISILLWVYGGTRVPSTSGWWLFGLGWGGLILFYYLQRRRQEPVFDVTLFEKNRIFLFSSLAALIHYAATFAITFQISLYLQYVKGLSPKAAGTVLMVQPIMMALFAAKAGSLSDRIEVRLLASLGMGITVCCLIGFVFLGRETPIWFVAGILAILGFGFALFSSPNMSAIMGAVEPRQYGLASGCVATMRLLGQVGSMTIATTFLAFFVGSEQISELHNEQFLLSMKNCFVFFSVLCLVGLVFSLMRKRKEKGKEEGL, encoded by the coding sequence ATGGAGAGTAAAGAACAGAAGACAACCTTAGCTGTGGCCACGGTTACCGCCTTTATGGCACCATTCATGATATCTTCGACCAACGTGGCCCTACCGGTCATTGGCAATGACTTTCATGTGAATGCCGTATTGCTCGGCTGGGTTGCCACCTCCTATCTACTCGCCACAGCCGTTTTCCTTTTGCCGGCCGGCAAATATGCCGACTTACACGGCCGCCGCAAGATATTTATGATCGGTATAGCCTTATTCACCCTGGGCGCACTTGGTGGTATGGCTGCAAATGGTATCGTTTTCTTCATCGCCACCCGGGTTCTCCAGGGCATGGGAGCGGCTATGTTCTTGACCACGGGAATGGCTATTCTCACCGCTACCTATCCACCACAAAGACGTGGTTGGGCCATCGGTATTCTAGTAACAGCTGTCTATGTCGGACTGGCAACCGGGCCCTTTATCGGCGGGATGTTGACCAGTTTCTGGGGGTGGAGATCAATATTTCTGGTAATCTTCGCTCTCGGACTCTGCTCCTTTGGCGTTACCCTGCGTTTTCTGCCAGGTAAGTGGCGACCTGCTGACGAACCCTTTGATAGTGTCGGCAGTCTGATCTATGGTATTTCGATTTTATTGTGGGTCTACGGTGGAACCCGGGTACCGAGTACATCCGGCTGGTGGCTGTTCGGACTGGGATGGGGTGGCCTGATCCTCTTTTATTACCTCCAGCGGCGCCGGCAAGAACCTGTTTTCGATGTCACCCTGTTTGAGAAAAACCGCATTTTTCTCTTTTCCAGCCTGGCCGCTTTAATCCACTATGCAGCCACCTTTGCCATTACCTTTCAGATCAGCCTCTATCTCCAGTATGTCAAGGGCTTGTCGCCCAAGGCAGCCGGGACCGTACTGATGGTGCAGCCTATCATGATGGCCCTGTTCGCTGCCAAGGCTGGTAGTCTCTCCGACCGGATCGAAGTACGGCTTCTGGCCTCACTGGGAATGGGGATCACTGTCTGCTGTCTTATTGGTTTTGTTTTTCTTGGCAGGGAGACCCCTATCTGGTTTGTGGCTGGAATTCTCGCCATACTCGGTTTCGGCTTTGCCCTGTTCTCCTCACCAAACATGAGCGCGATCATGGGTGCAGTGGAACCGCGACAATACGGTCTGGCCTCTGGTTGTGTGGCTACCATGCGTCTTCTTGGCCAGGTTGGCAGCATGACCATTGCCACCACGTTCCTAGCCTTTTTTGTCGGCAGTGAACAGATATCTGAACTCCACAATGAACAGTTCCTCCTCTCCATGAAGAACTGTTTTGTCTTTTTTAGCGTCCTCTGTTTGGTTGGACTGGTATTTTCTCTGATGCGTAAGAGAAAAGAGAAGGGGAAAGAAGAGGGACTTTGA
- the pyrC gene encoding dihydroorotase — MKITLKSPLDMHLHLRDDEMLKTVAPLSSNSFCGALVMPNLVPPVTDKDMVKSYKGRIIEAIGSDCFEPYMTLFFQDSYTRAFLEQVRDDILAVKLYPAGITTNSEGGVAALDVETLRPTLQIMSDLKIPLCIHGESNGFVMDREQEFMPIYEALAQSFPELSIVMEHITTAAAVAMLDRYDNIYATITLHHLLITLDDVAGGMLKPHLFCKPIAKRYEDREALLHVALNAHPKVMFGSDSAPHPQHKKEACGCAAGVFTAPIALPVLAELFANHGLLDNLQSFVSNNAMNIYNITPPVTELVLEDTPMHVPEKYNTVIPMYAGEQIGWSIRK, encoded by the coding sequence ATGAAAATCACACTCAAATCCCCCCTTGATATGCATCTTCATCTGCGTGATGATGAAATGCTAAAAACCGTTGCACCACTGTCCAGTAACAGTTTTTGCGGTGCACTTGTGATGCCCAATCTTGTCCCGCCTGTTACGGACAAAGATATGGTGAAAAGCTATAAGGGGCGTATTATTGAGGCAATTGGCAGTGATTGTTTTGAGCCTTACATGACCCTGTTTTTTCAAGACAGCTACACAAGAGCTTTTCTTGAACAGGTGAGAGACGATATTTTAGCGGTTAAACTCTACCCTGCTGGCATCACCACCAATAGTGAGGGGGGCGTAGCTGCCCTGGATGTGGAAACGCTTCGGCCTACCCTTCAGATCATGAGTGATTTGAAGATCCCTTTGTGTATCCATGGAGAGAGCAATGGATTTGTGATGGATCGTGAGCAGGAGTTTATGCCGATCTATGAGGCCCTGGCACAGTCCTTTCCTGAACTGAGCATTGTTATGGAGCATATCACTACGGCTGCTGCGGTGGCAATGCTTGACAGGTATGATAATATTTATGCAACCATCACCCTGCATCACCTGTTGATCACCCTTGATGATGTAGCTGGCGGAATGCTCAAACCCCATCTTTTCTGCAAGCCCATTGCCAAACGTTATGAGGATCGCGAAGCACTGCTTCATGTGGCGCTGAATGCACATCCAAAAGTGATGTTTGGAAGCGACTCTGCCCCACACCCTCAGCACAAAAAAGAGGCCTGTGGATGTGCTGCGGGAGTCTTTACGGCTCCCATTGCCCTGCCTGTCTTGGCGGAACTTTTTGCCAACCATGGTCTATTGGACAATTTGCAATCCTTTGTAAGTAACAATGCAATGAACATTTATAATATTACCCCTCCTGTTACGGAATTAGTGCTTGAAGATACTCCGATGCATGTTCCTGAAAAATACAATACTGTTATCCCCATGTATGCTGGTGAACAGATCGGCTGGAGTATCAGGAAGTAG
- a CDS encoding amidohydrolase family protein gives MEIRSSGSMGSTEPDFLRINYSASIEDDDAQHSLISHEKLCHTLKHRGNKKAVVLANGPQHVKEAIEAGCDAIEQGYDMGEGNLQKMADRNVLWIPSIVRAKNGLDGASSGGSVCCRFSTRYVAPGKPIPGAEAFWKKILAEQLKQLSFAKELGLTLAVGTGSGSVGILHGESMVEEMKLFMKAGYSLEEAICCASENGARFFNMTNLGRLCVGRKATFLITRGSVKQLPRKLSYLEGIYIDGQPSSTYQKHPVKAS, from the coding sequence ATGGAGATCCGCAGCTCTGGCAGTATGGGTTCCACGGAACCTGATTTTCTCAGAATCAACTATTCTGCGAGCATTGAAGACGATGACGCACAACATTCTCTTATAAGCCATGAAAAACTCTGCCATACACTCAAGCATAGAGGGAATAAAAAGGCTGTGGTGCTGGCCAACGGACCACAACACGTTAAAGAGGCCATTGAGGCAGGGTGCGATGCCATTGAACAGGGATATGACATGGGTGAAGGCAACCTCCAAAAAATGGCCGACAGGAATGTGCTGTGGATTCCCAGCATCGTGCGGGCCAAAAACGGTCTCGATGGTGCAAGCTCAGGTGGAAGTGTGTGCTGCCGGTTTTCCACACGTTACGTGGCACCGGGCAAGCCAATTCCCGGCGCGGAAGCGTTTTGGAAAAAGATACTTGCCGAACAGCTGAAGCAACTCAGTTTTGCCAAAGAGTTAGGCCTGACACTCGCCGTTGGAACTGGAAGTGGCAGTGTCGGCATCCTTCATGGTGAGTCGATGGTCGAAGAGATGAAATTATTCATGAAGGCAGGGTACTCACTTGAGGAGGCCATCTGCTGTGCATCGGAAAATGGAGCCAGATTTTTCAATATGACAAATTTGGGTAGACTTTGTGTCGGACGAAAGGCAACATTTCTGATTACCAGGGGCTCGGTGAAACAGCTGCCTCGAAAACTCTCTTATCTGGAGGGTATCTATATTGACGGCCAGCCAAGCAGCACGTATCAAAAACATCCAGTGAAGGCAAGCTGA
- a CDS encoding GAF domain-containing protein, producing the protein MGKKNITGVVYNEISTAFFDLLAGKVDAFIYPKPVALKLARDAGIDGNIKIVGENLAEIKRAIRVRKGDKLLARLNPAVNEFLRSPEYKKIYGKWYGEPEPFLSIRRLTVASAVLLVTITVSLLLWRFNTIQKLNREQEHIIDERTKKLIEANTLLQKEIGERKKKEKALLKSENGLKEAQHLGKMGSWDQSEELLKRETARSQFLLDLYLKSNVLNDSEVYEYVMDEAVKLTDSKIGYLHVINEDQQTITLTLWNKEALKECTTVPDNHHPIVKGGIWADSIRQKKLVIHNTYQSHPDKKGYPEGHSHLTRHMSVPVLEEDQVRLVFGVGNKSQNYDESDVKTLQIVANELQKIIVQRHNIEQRRTLEAQLRQTQKMEAIGTLAGGIAHDFNNILTAIIGYTEITIGDLAPDSRAASDLQQVLNAGNRAKELVKQILSFSRQAEQELQPLRPQLLVKEALKLLRSSIPSTIEVKENIDPECGAVLADPTQIHQIIMNLCTNAYHAMRETGGVLGVSVTPVELGSDDLTTKMHLTAGIYVKFEVSDTGCGMDKMVLEKIFDPYYTTKGKKEGTGLGLSVVHGIVKSLHGDITVYSSLGEGTTFRVYIPMVDTEAKKVLQAAITRQLPSGDEHVLIVDDDEAIVKMEEQMLKSFGYQVSAFNRCEEALNEFRSHPNAFDLIITDMTMPGITGLQLTREVLALRSDMPVILCTGFSELINEKKAKDAGICQYLMKPLLKKDLAIAVREVLDKKAKKQIL; encoded by the coding sequence ATGGGCAAAAAAAATATAACGGGAGTGGTTTATAATGAAATTTCAACCGCTTTTTTTGATCTGTTGGCCGGAAAAGTGGATGCATTTATTTATCCTAAACCAGTAGCGCTGAAATTAGCCAGGGATGCAGGAATAGATGGCAATATAAAAATAGTTGGTGAGAACCTTGCTGAAATAAAGCGGGCTATCAGGGTGCGCAAAGGTGATAAGCTTCTTGCCAGGTTGAACCCGGCTGTAAATGAATTCCTTCGTTCACCAGAGTATAAGAAGATTTATGGGAAATGGTATGGCGAGCCTGAACCCTTTCTGAGTATCAGAAGACTGACCGTTGCCAGTGCGGTTTTACTCGTAACTATTACTGTCTCTCTTTTACTATGGCGCTTCAATACCATACAGAAACTTAACAGAGAGCAGGAACACATTATCGACGAACGGACGAAAAAATTAATAGAAGCGAACACACTTCTTCAGAAGGAGATAGGGGAGCGAAAGAAAAAAGAAAAAGCATTACTGAAAAGCGAGAATGGGCTTAAAGAGGCACAGCATCTTGGAAAGATGGGCAGCTGGGATCAATCGGAGGAATTATTAAAACGGGAAACGGCTCGCTCACAGTTTCTCCTTGATCTGTATCTGAAGTCCAATGTGCTGAATGACAGTGAAGTGTATGAATATGTGATGGATGAGGCAGTAAAACTCACGGACAGTAAAATTGGGTATTTGCACGTAATCAATGAGGATCAGCAGACTATTACGCTCACCCTGTGGAATAAGGAAGCTCTCAAGGAGTGTACCACTGTACCTGACAACCATCACCCTATTGTAAAGGGCGGTATTTGGGCAGACAGTATCCGCCAGAAAAAACTGGTTATCCATAATACCTATCAGAGTCATCCTGACAAAAAAGGATATCCCGAGGGGCATTCTCATTTGACCCGACATATGAGTGTTCCTGTACTGGAAGAGGATCAGGTTCGATTGGTCTTTGGTGTTGGGAATAAGTCCCAGAATTATGATGAAAGCGATGTGAAAACGCTTCAGATAGTAGCAAACGAGTTACAAAAAATTATAGTCCAACGTCATAACATAGAGCAAAGGAGAACACTGGAAGCACAATTACGACAGACGCAAAAGATGGAAGCAATCGGTACACTGGCCGGTGGAATTGCACACGACTTTAATAACATTCTTACAGCCATTATAGGTTATACTGAAATCACTATTGGGGATTTGGCCCCGGATAGTCGGGCTGCTTCTGATCTCCAGCAGGTACTGAATGCAGGGAACCGTGCCAAGGAGTTAGTCAAACAAATTCTTTCCTTCAGCCGTCAGGCAGAACAGGAACTTCAACCATTGAGGCCCCAATTACTTGTCAAAGAGGCGCTTAAATTGTTGCGCTCCTCCATTCCAAGCACCATAGAAGTTAAAGAAAATATTGATCCTGAGTGTGGCGCTGTGTTGGCCGACCCTACACAAATTCATCAAATAATCATGAATCTTTGCACCAATGCCTACCATGCCATGCGTGAGACGGGGGGAGTATTAGGGGTAAGTGTGACTCCAGTTGAGCTTGGTTCAGATGACTTGACGACTAAAATGCATCTCACCGCAGGTATATATGTGAAGTTTGAAGTGAGTGATACTGGGTGTGGCATGGATAAAATGGTTCTCGAAAAAATATTTGACCCCTATTACACGACAAAGGGCAAAAAAGAAGGAACAGGTTTAGGATTATCTGTGGTGCATGGTATTGTTAAAAGTCTTCATGGTGATATCACCGTCTATAGTTCTCTGGGAGAGGGAACGACCTTCCGTGTTTATATCCCAATGGTTGATACAGAAGCTAAAAAGGTATTGCAAGCTGCTATAACCAGACAACTGCCCTCTGGTGATGAGCATGTTTTAATAGTAGACGATGATGAAGCCATAGTGAAAATGGAAGAACAAATGCTTAAAAGTTTTGGATATCAGGTCAGTGCCTTTAATCGTTGTGAGGAGGCCCTCAATGAGTTCCGTTCACATCCCAATGCTTTTGACTTGATCATTACCGACATGACTATGCCAGGAATTACCGGTTTGCAGTTAACAAGAGAAGTTCTTGCTCTCAGGTCAGATATGCCAGTAATTCTGTGTACTGGTTTTAGTGAGTTGATTAACGAGAAAAAAGCTAAAGATGCAGGGATCTGCCAATATTTAATGAAACCACTCCTTAAGAAGGATTTGGCAATAGCAGTCAGGGAAGTACTGGACAAAAAGGCAAAGAAACAAATCCTGTAA
- a CDS encoding transporter substrate-binding domain-containing protein, translated as MRALIHDIVKFVALMTSFETSSGMPMVNRNLLFFISSWCLLFSFLFFLPIISANANQNHPKEYNEVVAVFPENFPPQCFLDEKGKPAGFAIDVLAQVARLANLKVVYRAEKSWVDASNALLNGTADLIPNSGITVKRLIDSDFTIPVETFAVVIFVREATDDIKSLADLKGRKVAVLPLNVGKKIVDGQKKYNGSGL; from the coding sequence ATGAGAGCATTAATACATGACATTGTGAAATTTGTTGCTCTCATGACCAGTTTTGAAACTTCATCGGGCATGCCTATGGTAAATCGTAATCTTTTATTCTTCATTTCTTCCTGGTGCCTTCTCTTCTCTTTTCTCTTTTTTCTTCCAATAATTTCTGCCAACGCGAACCAGAATCACCCCAAAGAGTACAATGAAGTTGTTGCAGTCTTTCCTGAGAATTTTCCACCGCAATGCTTTTTGGATGAAAAGGGGAAACCTGCAGGATTTGCTATTGATGTATTGGCTCAGGTGGCCCGGCTTGCCAATCTCAAGGTTGTTTACCGTGCTGAGAAGAGCTGGGTTGATGCATCCAATGCATTGCTCAATGGAACAGCAGATCTTATTCCTAATTCAGGTATTACGGTCAAGCGTTTAATCGACTCAGATTTTACAATACCGGTGGAAACTTTTGCTGTTGTTATTTTCGTAAGGGAGGCAACTGATGATATTAAGAGTTTGGCCGATCTTAAAGGACGAAAAGTTGCAGTATTACCCTTAAATGTTGGGAAAAAGATAGTTGATGGGCAAAAAAAATATAACGGGAGTGGTTTATAA
- a CDS encoding phosphate/phosphite/phosphonate ABC transporter substrate-binding protein, protein MPGATFTVEASRNYAAYNEKLYAGHFHFGLPNPYQTVNSLKHGYTVFGKMGDDENFRGIILTRKDSEISEVTDLKGKAVSFPAPTALAATMMPQFFMQTHGIDVMNDIDIQYVGSQESSIMNVYLGNVAAGSTWPPPWKAFSKERPELAEALVVKWSTSPLPNNGLVVRNDVPEEIVNQVASILFSLHTHEQGRKWLSRMELSRFEQADNETYAPVVEFLHDFNRKVRPIEH, encoded by the coding sequence ATCCCTGGCGCTACATTTACGGTTGAAGCCTCCCGTAATTATGCTGCCTATAATGAAAAGCTCTATGCTGGACACTTTCATTTTGGCCTGCCAAATCCCTATCAAACTGTGAACTCGCTCAAACATGGGTATACAGTCTTTGGAAAAATGGGAGATGATGAAAATTTTCGTGGAATTATCCTTACCCGGAAGGATTCAGAAATTTCCGAAGTAACTGATCTGAAAGGCAAGGCCGTCAGCTTCCCGGCCCCAACTGCTCTGGCGGCAACAATGATGCCTCAATTTTTTATGCAAACGCATGGTATTGATGTCATGAATGACATTGATATTCAATACGTGGGATCTCAGGAGTCATCTATTATGAATGTCTACCTGGGCAATGTTGCTGCAGGTTCTACCTGGCCACCGCCATGGAAAGCCTTCTCAAAGGAGAGGCCAGAGTTGGCTGAAGCACTTGTTGTGAAATGGTCAACATCCCCCCTGCCAAATAACGGGTTGGTTGTTCGAAATGATGTTCCTGAGGAAATAGTCAATCAGGTTGCCAGCATATTGTTTTCTCTTCATACCCATGAACAGGGCAGGAAATGGTTGAGCCGGATGGAACTTTCACGATTTGAGCAGGCTGATAATGAAACATATGCCCCAGTCGTAGAATTTCTTCATGATTTCAACAGGAAAGTTCGCCCCATTGAACACTGA